Below is a genomic region from Flavobacterium ginsengisoli.
TTTAGAGACTCCACTAGCAGAAATACTGGTAAAAATACAATCTAAAGTACCACCGCTGGTAATATTAACGGCCTGTGCATTTGTTGTACTAATAGTTGTATTCCTAACTTTTAAAGCTCCAATAGATGAACCAGATAAAGTACCTGTTAACGCAACAGCTTGAATATCATTATTTGCTTTTAAATTGACACCGGCAATAGTAGGATTTGTTCCGCCAGTAGAAGGTAAAACATTACTATAAGTTGGCACGGAAAGACTTAATATAGAAGCCAGACTTGCACTTGCCCCTTGTCCAATTACTTTTTGATTATCATTTAAAGTCAAAAGTCCAGTAACTGTACCTGAGTAAATAAAAATAGGATATGCAGCGCTTCCTGTAATACTATTTAAAGTTTGGTAAGGTGTAGCTAAAGTTCCGTTTCCTGCTGTTGCAGCCGCACTATTAACAAAGATAATAGGAGTTGTTACCGCAATATTTACTGTTGCAGTTGCGGTTTTACCATTAGCTGATGTTAAAGTGTAGGTAAAACTATCAGATCCGGAATATCCTGCGTTTGGATTATAAGTAAAAGAACCGTTTGCATTTAGAATTACAGATCCGTTTGTTGCTCCTGTCAATAAAGAAACTGATAAAACAGTTCCATCAGGGCTAAAATCATTTGCTAAAACACCGCCTGCTGCATCTACATCTATTCCAACATTTCCGATACAGGAATAAGAATTATTGTTTGCTATTGGTGTTGCTTTAAAAGAGTTTGGAACTAAGGTTAGATTAGAATCTAAAATATCTTCGAAATTCATTCCTAAAGCATCTTCCGCACCTGTATTTGTTATCGTTACTGTAAAATCAAGCTGAGAACCAGGTTGAGCGTTTCCACCTCCATTTACCGCTACACTATTTGTTACGGTAACTGTAGCGACTACAGCTGGCGCGCTTGTTTTACCTGTTTTAATTTCAACTTTTTTAACTTTACTTTCTTTTTTTGAACTATAAAAGTTTTTTCAGCTTTTACAAAACTTTCAACTATAGGAGCAACAAAATTTTTCTTAATAATAGTATTGTATTTCATTCCAAAACTTAGAAATCCAACTAGTATTATTACAACTAAGAGTTTGTTATTTTTCATTTTTTTTGCTTTTAATTAGCCTAATTAAGAAAATACCGCTTCATATTTCATTCCCACTTCATCAAACCCAAGTGGTGTAAGAAATAATTCTAGATTGCCTTCTTCAGGGTGTATAATATTAAAAATCCCCTGTTCGTAATATTCGTCTTTTTGCTGAGTTCGAAAAACTAGAGAAAATGGAGTTCTTTGTAACGGAGAGTAACTATCGAATTCAGTTACAGAAATTAACTCCGCATCATGCTGAATTTCTTCTGAAAATTTAATAACAAATACTCTATTAAGCATAGAATTAAACTTATTTGCAGAGAGTAAAGATATATCCATATAATTTTGTTAATCGTTAAAATCAGTTATTAGAATTCCATTCCATTAAATGGTAAACACCATTTGTTTCACTTATTTTTTTAAATCCTAATCGTTTATATAAATTCATTGCTGGGTTAAAAGCCTCAACATGTATCGAGACATTTAAATTATTGTCGCCTGCTTTTTTAAGGATTTCATTTAAAATGGAGTCGCCAATATTTTTATTTCTCCATTCAGGCAATATTGTAATATCTATAATTCTCACAGGTTCATTTTCAGAAAGGAAATCAATATATAATCTTCCAACCGGAACTTTTTCTTTTTCAATTATATAAAATTTTGCATCTAAAAAATTCTTCTGATAATATTCATGTTGGACAGAAAATTGCTGATCAATAAAAAGTCTTTTCTGTTCATCATTCCAATTAGTTCCTTTATCTAGTTCTTCTTGACGAGTACTGCCATATATTTCCCGAAGAAGAGTTTTATCACTTTTCTGAATCTCTCGAAAACTAATATCTTTTATTTCTAAATTCAAATCCATTTAAATTAGCTTCTTGGTGGAAAAATTCCCTGAAGCGCAATACAAAAATTCATTGTCAAATAAGGCATCATATTATTGTGTGGCAAACCCGAGCCAGCTATAGCTACGGAGTTTAAGCTCATATTGGTATTTGTTCCCGTCTGGCCATAAATTCGTATAGGATTTCCACGGCCTAAACTATTATTAGTCGGAGATGTTGACTGTGAGTTTGAAGTTGCGACCATCAATGAATGATTGTGAGATGGAATTTCAGACTCAAGCAAACTAACATTTTCACTTCCGCCTGTTTCCCCTAAATCGTGTAAAGATAATCCTGGACCTTGTCCTGGATGCATAGGAACACTCCCTTGTAAATTCGGGAGAGCAAAAGTGCTTTTCCCGTCACCTCCATATGTAGTTCCCAGCAAAGAAAAAAGCGATGTATTTTGAGATATAGGCAATAATTGCCCATTGCACATGGCCCAACCTTTTGGTGCAAAATTGAAGGGAAAAAGGCGTATCTCGGCAACAAATTGATCCATAGATATATTGTTTTTTATTTTTATTTAAAAAGTATTGAAAATTTTAAAATTTCTATGTTTGACTAGGAAATATTCCATACAACGAAAGAATAAAATTAACGCACAAATAAGGCTGAAAATTAGTGTGAGGCTGACTTCCTCCTGCACTTGTAACCGATGAT
It encodes:
- a CDS encoding phage tail protein, whose translation is MDQFVAEIRLFPFNFAPKGWAMCNGQLLPISQNTSLFSLLGTTYGGDGKSTFALPNLQGSVPMHPGQGPGLSLHDLGETGGSENVSLLESEIPSHNHSLMVATSNSQSTSPTNNSLGRGNPIRIYGQTGTNTNMSLNSVAIAGSGLPHNNMMPYLTMNFCIALQGIFPPRS
- a CDS encoding GNAT family N-acetyltransferase, yielding MDLNLEIKDISFREIQKSDKTLLREIYGSTRQEELDKGTNWNDEQKRLFIDQQFSVQHEYYQKNFLDAKFYIIEKEKVPVGRLYIDFLSENEPVRIIDITILPEWRNKNIGDSILNEILKKAGDNNLNVSIHVEAFNPAMNLYKRLGFKKISETNGVYHLMEWNSNN
- a CDS encoding DUF6916 family protein — encoded protein: MLNRVFVIKFSEEIQHDAELISVTEFDSYSPLQRTPFSLVFRTQQKDEYYEQGIFNIIHPEEGNLELFLTPLGFDEVGMKYEAVFS